In Sulfurisphaera javensis, a single genomic region encodes these proteins:
- the cutB gene encoding glyceraldehyde dehydrogenase subunit beta translates to MYPPKFGYVIPDSLNEALEFLEEHQDARPLAGGHSLIPMLKLRLIRPSYLVEIRRLQNLSYITKEGNVYKIGALTTHYQIMNSSIPLLSETASKIGDPQVRNMGTIGGSISHLDPSADYPAALIAMDAKVKITGRKGERVVDFKSFAKDMFSPDINPGELVTEIQVPLFEGYKFSYQKLERRAGDFAIVGVALLLKLSGDVVDDVRIGLTAVNNVAVRAKGAEEELLGKRLTDEVIEKASTRAMESANPASDLRGSAEYKKKMVKVLTKRAILNALKR, encoded by the coding sequence GTGTACCCGCCAAAGTTTGGATATGTAATTCCAGATAGTTTAAATGAAGCGTTAGAGTTCTTAGAAGAGCATCAAGATGCTAGGCCTTTAGCTGGTGGTCATAGTTTAATACCAATGCTAAAACTAAGATTAATTAGACCATCATATTTAGTAGAAATACGAAGGCTTCAGAATCTTAGTTATATTACAAAAGAGGGAAACGTTTACAAGATCGGAGCTTTAACTACCCACTATCAGATCATGAATTCTTCAATTCCATTATTAAGTGAAACAGCAAGTAAAATTGGAGATCCACAAGTTAGAAACATGGGAACAATTGGTGGAAGTATATCTCATCTTGATCCTTCTGCTGATTATCCTGCAGCTTTAATTGCTATGGATGCAAAAGTCAAAATTACTGGAAGAAAAGGAGAAAGAGTAGTTGATTTTAAATCCTTTGCAAAAGATATGTTTTCTCCAGACATTAATCCGGGAGAATTAGTTACTGAAATTCAAGTACCCTTATTTGAAGGATACAAATTCTCTTATCAAAAATTAGAAAGAAGAGCCGGAGATTTTGCAATAGTAGGAGTGGCTTTGCTCCTTAAACTTTCTGGCGATGTGGTTGATGATGTTAGAATTGGCTTAACCGCTGTTAATAACGTTGCTGTTAGGGCTAAAGGCGCAGAAGAAGAACTTTTGGGAAAAAGATTAACTGACGAAGTAATAGAAAAAGCATCTACCAGAGCCATGGAAAGTGCAAATCCAGCTTCAGATTTAAGAGGTTCTGCTGAATACAAAAAGAAAATGGTAAAAGTTTTAACTAAGAGAGCTATTCTTAACGCATTAAAGAGGTGA
- a CDS encoding YHS domain-containing protein: protein MKVKDPVCGMDVDDTTPYKFSYKGKTYYFCSPMCMAEFKKRPEKYIK, encoded by the coding sequence ATGAAGGTTAAAGATCCTGTTTGTGGAATGGATGTTGATGACACGACTCCTTATAAGTTTTCATATAAGGGGAAAACGTACTATTTCTGTAGCCCTATGTGTATGGCTGAGTTCAAAAAAAGACCAGAAAAATATATTAAATGA
- the cobA gene encoding uroporphyrinogen-III C-methyltransferase, whose product MMGKVYIIGAGPGDPDLITLKAYNLIKKADVIIYDRLISKKLLQNTNAELIYVGKEIGDSELQDYINNLLVEKAKVKDIVVRLKGGDPYIFGRGEEECIYVMSNGIECEVVPGITSAIAVPAYAGIPVTSRLVSASSFTVITATRAYNKIIDKDYIPKKGTLVILMGIHVIKELEKVLLSIRDPKEKIAIIENGTTENQRVFIGTLDQLSKLVEENNVKSPAIIVVGDVVKLRDRLWKLT is encoded by the coding sequence TTGATGGGAAAAGTTTATATTATAGGTGCTGGACCCGGAGATCCAGATTTAATTACATTAAAAGCTTATAATTTAATTAAAAAGGCTGATGTCATTATTTATGATAGGCTTATTTCTAAAAAATTATTGCAGAATACAAATGCTGAATTAATTTATGTAGGAAAGGAAATAGGAGATTCAGAACTACAAGACTATATAAATAACCTTCTAGTAGAAAAAGCTAAAGTAAAAGATATTGTTGTTCGTTTAAAAGGTGGAGATCCTTACATTTTTGGTAGAGGGGAAGAAGAATGCATTTATGTAATGAGTAATGGAATAGAATGCGAAGTTGTACCTGGGATCACTAGTGCTATTGCTGTCCCTGCTTATGCTGGAATTCCAGTAACTAGTAGATTAGTTTCGGCTTCCAGTTTTACTGTAATCACCGCTACTAGAGCCTATAATAAAATAATTGATAAAGATTACATTCCTAAAAAAGGAACATTAGTTATTCTTATGGGAATACACGTAATTAAAGAGCTCGAAAAAGTCCTACTTTCGATAAGAGATCCTAAAGAGAAGATAGCTATTATTGAAAATGGAACAACAGAAAATCAAAGGGTTTTCATTGGAACTTTAGACCAGTTATCAAAATTAGTAGAAGAAAACAATGTTAAATCCCCGGCTATAATTGTTGTTGGTGATGTTGTTAAACTTAGAGACAGATTATGGAAGTTAACTTAA
- a CDS encoding SIS domain-containing protein, whose protein sequence is MDYITLLEEELNTNYKVDSPIQLDQAYVIGAGDSYAAGLIVQEKSYKKIIVLDPYEALDFNIDKPTVILSVSGKTKYNVILAKRLKNKGVKVIVVTANQDSPLAKEVNDLVILPYKPKAQLPGFLSFLMSLSALYSIFRLEEDKENPKEILNIKDNPFFLGKGENYGVAYFSTLKMAEIFGSPSSYEKLELFVHSPIFSTRNRQIIILSSGDERENKLKEKIDYTEIEKTSCRGAFCNTKVILLSLIEKMKRERWNRIYFLEDKKILNISSEMIY, encoded by the coding sequence ATGGACTATATCACTTTACTTGAAGAGGAATTAAACACTAACTATAAAGTCGATTCTCCAATTCAGCTTGATCAAGCCTATGTTATAGGTGCAGGTGATTCATACGCTGCTGGTTTAATAGTACAAGAGAAAAGCTACAAGAAAATTATTGTTCTAGATCCTTATGAGGCTCTTGATTTTAATATAGACAAGCCCACAGTTATTTTATCAGTATCTGGAAAAACTAAGTATAATGTAATATTAGCAAAAAGACTGAAAAATAAAGGAGTTAAAGTGATAGTAGTTACAGCTAATCAAGACTCGCCACTAGCAAAAGAAGTTAATGATTTAGTTATATTACCATATAAACCAAAAGCACAATTACCAGGCTTCTTGTCTTTTCTTATGTCTTTATCAGCTTTATATTCTATTTTTAGACTAGAAGAAGATAAGGAAAATCCTAAAGAAATTTTAAACATTAAAGATAATCCTTTCTTCTTAGGGAAAGGAGAAAATTACGGTGTAGCTTATTTTAGTACATTAAAGATGGCCGAAATTTTTGGAAGCCCTTCTAGTTATGAAAAGTTAGAATTATTTGTTCATTCTCCGATATTTTCCACTAGAAATAGACAAATAATAATTTTATCTTCTGGCGATGAAAGAGAAAACAAACTAAAAGAGAAAATTGATTATACTGAGATAGAGAAAACTTCGTGTAGAGGAGCTTTCTGTAATACTAAAGTGATTCTTCTTTCCTTAATCGAAAAAATGAAAAGAGAGAGATGGAATAGAATATATTTCCTCGAAGATAAAAAGATCCTAAATATTAGTTCTGAGATGATATATTGA
- a CDS encoding amidohydrolase, whose product MKSIIRAGIALGADNPLKKVYVGINEGKIEVISNEEPAGYEDAELDIGGWDRLLSPGFISIHTFITLYPFRYRIFYGKTNANDLLSVISNNDVYHLATLGAYHLLRFGVTTTVFSDKYSDIVARAIANVGLKPIIAIPVGCNNSPDDWEKEFKAMYNRWSYSGGNNVILKVCEHDLAREVFDLAKEYNVAVLVERTVNFSQFRKEDLPKTVIGLGGGSRLDLNYIKKYGLYLAFTPSFEVSRFPLSEYKPSLALDLVPSFDIRQEMAFASTRLMLSPEEAFRSVTLWGHQQLGLNSGYLGVEGIADLVLYEYREPPAFPLDAFSPYESLIYSGYSVETVFVNGESVLDGGVPLNVGLKDVEEGLKRVEEIDKRASERIRTMEKSRNSG is encoded by the coding sequence ATGAAAAGTATTATTAGAGCTGGGATAGCATTAGGTGCTGATAATCCATTAAAGAAAGTATATGTAGGAATAAATGAAGGTAAAATAGAAGTAATTAGCAATGAAGAGCCAGCTGGATATGAAGATGCTGAGTTAGATATTGGAGGATGGGACAGGTTACTTTCACCTGGTTTTATTTCAATTCATACGTTCATTACACTTTATCCATTTAGATATAGAATATTTTATGGGAAAACTAACGCAAATGACCTTCTTTCAGTTATCAGCAATAATGATGTCTATCATTTGGCTACCTTAGGAGCTTATCATTTATTAAGATTTGGTGTTACTACAACTGTTTTTAGTGATAAGTATTCAGATATCGTAGCAAGAGCTATAGCCAATGTAGGGTTAAAACCAATAATAGCTATTCCAGTTGGTTGTAACAATTCCCCAGATGATTGGGAAAAGGAGTTTAAGGCCATGTACAATAGATGGTCTTATTCAGGTGGAAACAACGTAATACTAAAGGTTTGTGAACACGATTTAGCTAGGGAAGTCTTTGACCTAGCTAAGGAATATAATGTTGCTGTTCTGGTTGAAAGGACAGTAAACTTTTCTCAGTTTAGAAAAGAAGATTTGCCTAAAACTGTAATTGGATTAGGAGGAGGATCAAGGTTAGATTTGAATTATATAAAGAAATATGGACTATATCTTGCTTTCACTCCTTCCTTTGAGGTATCTAGATTTCCACTCAGTGAATATAAGCCTTCATTAGCTTTAGATTTAGTTCCTTCATTTGACATTAGACAAGAAATGGCTTTTGCAAGTACAAGATTAATGCTATCTCCAGAAGAAGCTTTTAGATCAGTGACATTATGGGGTCATCAACAATTAGGATTAAATTCTGGTTATTTAGGAGTTGAAGGTATTGCTGATTTAGTGCTATATGAATATCGTGAACCACCAGCCTTTCCTTTGGATGCTTTCTCTCCTTATGAAAGTCTGATTTACTCTGGTTATTCTGTTGAAACAGTTTTTGTAAATGGAGAAAGCGTATTAGATGGAGGAGTCCCATTAAATGTAGGATTAAAAGATGTCGAGGAAGGGTTAAAAAGGGTGGAGGAAATTGATAAAAGAGCTAGCGAAAGAATTAGGACTATGGAAAAGAGTAGAAATAGTGGGTGA
- a CDS encoding class I SAM-dependent methyltransferase family protein: protein MIKELAKELGLWKRVEIVGDIAVVGIPFEKDIEEVRKFAYEILQKIPYIKAVWGRYRDTKGDYRLSTFVHLAGEKRSETIYKEHGCKYFLDITKVFFSSKLSYEHLRVAKQVRQGEIIINMFAGFGPFSVLSYVLGKPKVVYSIDINPYAYYYMMANVDLNKAYGVIPIYGDAFEKIKYLPLADRIISPLPEKANEAFNVAWDHVKEGGIIHLFTEIEGEDPINISKNKYPNVIFARIVRSVKPKVYHVVVDIKK from the coding sequence TTGATAAAAGAGCTAGCGAAAGAATTAGGACTATGGAAAAGAGTAGAAATAGTGGGTGATATTGCAGTAGTAGGAATACCATTTGAAAAAGATATTGAAGAAGTAAGAAAATTCGCGTATGAGATACTTCAAAAGATTCCTTATATAAAAGCAGTATGGGGAAGATATAGAGATACAAAAGGAGATTACAGATTATCAACTTTTGTTCACCTAGCAGGTGAAAAAAGAAGTGAAACAATATATAAAGAGCATGGATGCAAATATTTTCTTGATATAACAAAAGTGTTTTTCTCTTCAAAACTATCTTATGAACATTTAAGAGTCGCTAAACAAGTTAGACAAGGAGAAATAATAATTAATATGTTTGCCGGATTTGGTCCTTTTTCAGTTCTTTCCTATGTTTTAGGAAAACCGAAAGTAGTTTATTCAATTGACATAAACCCTTATGCATACTATTATATGATGGCTAATGTGGATCTAAACAAGGCGTATGGGGTTATTCCTATATATGGGGACGCTTTTGAAAAAATAAAGTATTTACCCTTAGCTGATAGGATCATTTCTCCTTTACCAGAAAAGGCTAATGAAGCGTTTAATGTTGCTTGGGACCACGTAAAAGAAGGCGGAATAATCCATTTATTTACTGAAATTGAAGGAGAAGATCCTATTAACATTTCAAAAAATAAATATCCAAATGTTATTTTTGCCAGAATAGTTAGAAGTGTAAAACCAAAAGTTTATCATGTTGTTGTAGATATAAAGAAATAA
- a CDS encoding glutamine synthetase family protein, with protein MLRDEVLEILKSGRVDYVRVVFTDILGNSRGRSLRRIEFEKALDKGVEYSESLLYLDYKDIPIKPRYGDVFAVPDISTFVIIPYLERTARVLSYVTTQDNSPHPLCTRSLLARAIDKLSELGYNLKVAFEPTFYLINFKDGKPVPADEARAFSSEGLMEQQNFLRDLIKYLESVNIQVQYINKHYGPGQYEITFSMGDAIEGADSLITSREIIRDTARIYRMYSTFMPKPFKEYPSSSMDIYIKLVDLSNKSVGVDTSDPKGLGLSKVLYSFLAGILEHISSILAIASPTINSYKRYTEIVTPNIAGIGNERHYVIRIPSTYRDVGVFEFRLADPLANPYLLLSSMIFAGIDGIERGLDVDVNYEVTILPKNLKDAIHKLDNDTKLKYYMGKELIDTFIDLKKKEIDEYEKEITEWEINSYLKSGW; from the coding sequence TTGCTTAGAGACGAAGTGCTTGAAATTCTTAAAAGTGGAAGAGTAGACTACGTAAGAGTAGTTTTCACGGATATCCTAGGGAACTCAAGAGGCAGATCACTGAGAAGAATAGAATTTGAAAAAGCATTAGACAAAGGTGTAGAATACTCTGAATCGCTTCTTTATTTAGATTATAAGGATATACCAATAAAACCGAGGTATGGAGATGTATTTGCTGTTCCAGATATTAGCACCTTCGTTATAATACCCTATTTAGAGAGAACAGCTAGAGTGCTATCTTACGTTACTACCCAAGATAATTCTCCTCATCCATTGTGTACTAGATCTTTATTAGCTAGAGCTATAGATAAATTAAGCGAATTAGGTTACAATTTGAAAGTTGCTTTCGAGCCTACTTTCTATTTGATTAACTTTAAAGACGGAAAGCCTGTACCAGCTGACGAAGCTAGAGCTTTTTCATCTGAAGGCTTAATGGAACAACAGAATTTTCTTAGAGATTTGATAAAGTACTTAGAAAGCGTTAATATACAAGTTCAATATATAAATAAGCATTATGGTCCTGGTCAATATGAAATTACATTTAGTATGGGAGATGCAATAGAGGGTGCTGATTCGTTAATAACATCAAGAGAAATTATTAGAGATACGGCAAGAATATATCGCATGTATTCTACTTTTATGCCGAAGCCTTTTAAAGAATATCCAAGCAGTAGTATGGATATTTACATTAAGCTTGTAGACCTTTCAAATAAATCTGTTGGTGTTGATACATCAGATCCAAAAGGCTTAGGTTTAAGTAAAGTTTTGTATTCCTTTTTAGCTGGAATATTAGAACATATTTCATCAATTTTAGCTATTGCTTCTCCCACAATAAACTCTTACAAAAGATATACTGAGATTGTGACACCTAATATTGCTGGAATAGGGAATGAAAGACACTATGTAATTAGAATACCATCGACTTACAGAGATGTTGGTGTATTTGAGTTCAGATTAGCTGACCCATTAGCTAATCCTTACTTATTATTATCTTCAATGATATTTGCTGGTATTGATGGTATTGAAAGAGGACTTGACGTTGATGTTAACTATGAGGTAACTATTTTACCTAAAAACCTTAAAGATGCAATACACAAACTTGACAATGATACTAAACTTAAGTATTATATGGGGAAAGAGCTAATTGATACATTCATTGACTTGAAGAAAAAAGAAATAGATGAATATGAAAAAGAGATTACTGAGTGGGAAATAAACTCTTATTTAAAATCCGGCTGGTAA
- a CDS encoding alcohol dehydrogenase catalytic domain-containing protein, translating into MKAAVFKEIGKPLSIEDVPIPKLENEKEVLLKVKATGVCHGDLHVIMGDWKYEVPVTTPIILGHEIVGEVVEGGTRFKKGDLVMVYNAFGCKECKHCKAGYYQFCERVKVLGVHLNGGYAEYVKVPDEDFLIKVDGNPIQLAPLADAGVTAYSATKGIQAGDKVLVVGTGSVALLAIQILKSLGAEVSVVSRSPARLSKAEELGADHVYYRKKTYPSLYTSIVGKKFDYILDFVGSDETLDDVTWLLDRRGELRIIGEFGGQLNVPEQLLVLRGLRIKGILYGTMEDMINVIKLFKDGKLKTLPVPYYLDEINDALNDLMQERILGRAVIIPS; encoded by the coding sequence ATGAAAGCAGCCGTATTTAAGGAGATTGGCAAACCGCTTAGCATAGAAGATGTTCCGATACCTAAATTAGAAAATGAAAAAGAAGTTTTACTAAAAGTTAAAGCTACTGGAGTATGCCATGGCGACTTACACGTTATCATGGGCGATTGGAAGTATGAAGTACCAGTAACTACTCCAATTATCTTAGGGCATGAGATAGTTGGAGAGGTAGTAGAAGGTGGTACTAGATTTAAGAAGGGAGATTTAGTAATGGTTTACAATGCTTTTGGATGCAAAGAATGCAAACATTGCAAAGCTGGTTACTATCAATTCTGTGAAAGGGTTAAAGTATTAGGAGTTCATTTAAATGGTGGTTATGCTGAGTACGTTAAAGTTCCAGATGAGGATTTTCTGATAAAGGTTGATGGTAATCCTATCCAGTTAGCTCCTTTGGCTGATGCTGGAGTAACAGCTTATAGTGCAACTAAGGGTATTCAGGCTGGTGATAAGGTTTTAGTTGTAGGCACAGGGTCTGTAGCTTTGCTTGCTATACAAATACTTAAGAGTTTAGGGGCTGAAGTGAGTGTAGTTAGTAGAAGTCCAGCAAGATTATCAAAAGCTGAGGAATTAGGGGCCGATCACGTTTATTATAGAAAGAAAACTTATCCATCACTTTATACTTCAATTGTAGGAAAGAAGTTTGATTATATTTTGGATTTTGTTGGATCAGATGAAACTTTAGATGATGTTACTTGGCTTTTAGATAGAAGAGGAGAATTGAGAATTATTGGTGAATTTGGTGGTCAACTTAATGTGCCAGAACAATTACTTGTACTTAGAGGGCTTAGGATTAAAGGAATTTTGTATGGAACTATGGAAGATATGATAAACGTTATTAAGCTCTTTAAAGATGGAAAGCTTAAAACCTTACCAGTTCCTTATTACTTAGACGAAATAAATGATGCATTAAACGATTTAATGCAAGAGAGAATTCTTGGTAGGGCTGTCATAATTCCTTCCTAG
- the rtcA gene encoding RNA 3'-terminal phosphate cyclase: MIEIDGSFGEGGGQILRTSLTLSALTKKPFKIYKIRANRPNPGLQRQHLTALEAVKILTNAKVKGDKLGSTEVIFEPQNIIEEGEFMFDVGTAGSVTLILQTILPLLLNRKVKVTIRGGTDVPKSPSIDYIRLTFLPLLEKIGIKVSLDLIKRGHYPEGGGEIRVSQVVGNPSRFSLLQTGKLIKIKGISHVSSLPSHIAERQAKSAKEYLQSKLNVPIDIDLDIREKEISKGSGITLTAIYENTYLGSDSLGEKGKRAETVGEEAAKLLFEEIKSNATVDKHMGDMLMLYASLFSGEYIGSILTMHAKTNAEIIKKFLNVEIEIKGEKPFFFKARKEL, translated from the coding sequence ATGATTGAAATAGATGGTTCTTTTGGAGAAGGAGGAGGACAGATCTTAAGAACCTCATTAACACTTTCAGCATTAACAAAAAAACCTTTCAAAATTTATAAAATTAGAGCAAATAGACCTAATCCAGGGTTACAGAGACAACATCTAACTGCACTCGAGGCTGTTAAAATTCTTACTAATGCAAAAGTTAAGGGGGATAAATTAGGTTCTACAGAAGTTATTTTTGAACCTCAAAATATAATTGAAGAAGGAGAATTTATGTTCGATGTAGGAACAGCTGGAAGTGTTACATTAATTTTACAAACAATTTTACCTCTTTTATTAAATAGAAAGGTAAAAGTGACTATTAGGGGAGGTACAGATGTACCGAAATCCCCGTCTATAGATTATATTAGATTAACTTTTCTCCCCTTGCTAGAGAAAATAGGTATTAAAGTTTCTTTAGATCTGATTAAAAGGGGACATTACCCAGAAGGAGGAGGTGAAATAAGAGTTTCACAAGTTGTCGGAAATCCTTCTCGGTTTTCTTTACTACAAACTGGCAAACTAATTAAAATAAAAGGAATATCTCACGTTTCATCATTACCATCTCATATTGCTGAAAGACAAGCCAAATCAGCTAAAGAATACCTTCAATCAAAATTAAATGTACCAATAGATATCGATCTTGATATAAGAGAAAAAGAAATAAGTAAAGGATCTGGTATTACATTAACTGCAATATATGAAAATACTTATTTAGGATCGGATTCTTTAGGTGAAAAAGGGAAAAGAGCTGAAACTGTAGGCGAAGAAGCAGCAAAGCTACTTTTTGAAGAAATAAAAAGTAATGCAACTGTTGATAAGCACATGGGAGATATGTTAATGTTGTATGCTTCATTATTTTCTGGCGAATACATAGGTTCTATCTTAACAATGCATGCAAAGACTAATGCTGAGATTATTAAAAAGTTCTTAAACGTTGAAATTGAAATAAAAGGTGAGAAACCCTTCTTCTTTAAGGCTAGGAAGGAATTATGA
- a CDS encoding DNA polymerase IV encodes MIVLFIDFDYFFAQVEEVLNPQYKGKPLVVCVYSGRSERSGAVATANYEARKLGVKAGIPISKAMELAPNAIFLPMRKEVYSKVSKRIMEIIRKYSDKMEIASIDEAYIDITDKVKDFDEALKLGKRLKEEIYQKEKITVSIGIAPNKVFAKIIADKVKPNGLGILKPEEVSDFIRNLDIDEIPGVGKVISEKLHKIGINKLIDILHVPFDTLKKEIGEAKAHYLYKLATNTYFEPVVNKERVPHGRYLTLPKNTRDLKIIEPYLIKAIDEAYKKIDGIPRRITVVTIMQDLDIISKSKTFKGGISKDKAYKESLELLKAILEKDKRLVRRVGVKFDNIFKSKGLEDFIQ; translated from the coding sequence ATGATAGTACTTTTCATAGATTTTGATTATTTCTTTGCTCAAGTAGAAGAGGTTCTTAATCCTCAATATAAGGGAAAACCTTTAGTTGTATGTGTTTACTCTGGAAGAAGTGAAAGAAGTGGTGCAGTAGCTACAGCAAATTATGAGGCAAGAAAGTTAGGAGTAAAGGCAGGAATCCCTATTTCTAAGGCGATGGAATTGGCACCTAACGCTATATTTTTGCCAATGAGAAAAGAAGTTTATAGTAAAGTTTCTAAGAGGATTATGGAAATAATAAGAAAATACTCAGATAAAATGGAGATAGCTAGCATTGATGAAGCTTACATTGACATAACAGATAAAGTTAAAGATTTTGACGAGGCTTTGAAGTTAGGAAAAAGATTAAAGGAAGAAATTTATCAGAAAGAAAAGATAACTGTAAGTATTGGAATAGCACCTAACAAGGTATTTGCTAAGATTATTGCCGACAAAGTTAAACCAAACGGTTTAGGTATTTTAAAACCAGAGGAAGTATCAGATTTCATAAGAAACTTGGATATTGATGAAATACCCGGCGTAGGAAAAGTGATATCTGAAAAACTTCATAAGATAGGAATAAACAAATTAATTGACATACTACATGTACCTTTTGATACTCTGAAGAAAGAAATTGGTGAAGCAAAAGCTCATTATCTTTATAAATTAGCGACAAACACTTACTTTGAACCTGTTGTTAATAAAGAAAGAGTACCTCACGGAAGATATTTAACACTGCCTAAAAATACTAGAGATCTAAAAATTATTGAACCTTATTTGATCAAGGCTATAGACGAAGCTTACAAAAAAATTGATGGAATACCCAGAAGAATAACTGTTGTTACAATTATGCAAGATTTAGATATTATAAGTAAGAGTAAAACTTTTAAAGGGGGAATAAGTAAAGACAAAGCATATAAAGAATCTTTAGAATTACTTAAGGCTATATTAGAAAAAGACAAAAGACTAGTTAGGAGAGTAGGAGTAAAGTTTGATAATATCTTTAAATCTAAGGGTCTCGAGGATTTTATTCAATAA
- a CDS encoding carbohydrate kinase family protein, with translation MKPIHLSVGRFNIDIIANIERLPDVDEFMTTDLLEILPGGAAVNYAVTIVKLGHSSKLLAKVGKSPLTQSLMESIAEIGVGLDYVEEVNGPQSMALIFLRKNGKISMVRKLGASTLITAEDVKKYFGLFDVIHFASIPSNVVIRDPMARLISYDPGPFSKDVNEVDVDVLYLNEKESNLIDLSKVRAKIIVIKMGEKGAKVITESQECYAEAYKINNVLDTTGAGDVFDATFNYSIAEGLSIEESLKLAVTSSALKVQRLGGINSPTLNEIKEALKTYTPKVECK, from the coding sequence ATGAAACCTATTCACCTTTCAGTAGGTAGATTCAACATAGATATAATAGCTAATATAGAAAGATTGCCAGATGTTGATGAATTTATGACTACTGATTTACTTGAAATTTTACCAGGAGGAGCTGCAGTAAATTACGCTGTGACTATTGTTAAACTTGGCCATAGTAGTAAGCTTTTAGCAAAAGTTGGTAAAAGCCCCTTAACTCAAAGCTTAATGGAAAGCATAGCAGAAATTGGTGTTGGACTTGATTATGTTGAAGAAGTTAATGGACCACAGAGTATGGCCTTAATATTTTTAAGAAAGAATGGTAAAATTTCGATGGTAAGAAAGTTAGGGGCTTCAACCTTAATAACTGCTGAAGATGTAAAGAAATATTTTGGTCTATTTGATGTAATTCACTTTGCTTCAATTCCCTCAAATGTAGTCATCAGAGATCCTATGGCTAGGTTAATTTCCTATGATCCTGGTCCTTTTAGTAAAGATGTAAATGAGGTCGATGTGGATGTTCTTTACTTAAATGAGAAGGAAAGTAATCTAATAGACCTAAGCAAAGTAAGGGCTAAGATTATAGTTATAAAAATGGGAGAAAAGGGGGCTAAAGTTATTACTGAAAGCCAAGAATGTTATGCTGAGGCTTATAAAATTAACAACGTACTGGATACCACTGGAGCTGGAGACGTATTTGATGCTACTTTCAATTATTCTATAGCAGAAGGTTTAAGTATAGAAGAAAGCTTAAAATTGGCTGTTACATCCTCAGCGTTAAAAGTACAAAGATTAGGAGGTATTAATTCCCCTACATTAAACGAAATAAAAGAAGCGTTAAAAACTTACACACCAAAAGTAGAATGTAAATGA